The Austwickia sp. genome includes a region encoding these proteins:
- a CDS encoding lipoyl synthase: MSVAPEGRRLMRVEARNAETPIERKPSWIRTTAKMGPEYSAMSSLVKDGGLHTVCQEAGCPNIFECWEDREATFLIGGDVCTRRCDFCDIATGKPAALDADEPRRVAESVRQLGLRYATVTGVARDDQPDGAAGLYAATIRAIHEANPTTGVEILPPDFGARPELVGQVFDARPEVFAHNLETVPRIFKRIRPAFGYETSLRVISMARDAGLVTKSNLILGMGEEAHEVEAAIGDLAEAGCAILTITQYLRPSPTHHPIARWVKPEEFVHWSTVAQERGFAGVMAGPLVRSSYRAGRLWAQAMRQAGRPVPEHLAHLAAREHAPARQEAASLVDRAAVSTAG; this comes from the coding sequence GTGAGCGTCGCACCCGAGGGCCGCCGGCTGATGCGCGTCGAGGCGCGCAACGCCGAGACACCCATCGAGCGCAAGCCCTCGTGGATCCGCACCACCGCGAAGATGGGCCCCGAATACTCGGCGATGAGTTCGCTCGTCAAGGACGGCGGGCTGCACACCGTGTGCCAGGAGGCCGGCTGCCCCAACATCTTCGAGTGCTGGGAGGACCGCGAGGCGACCTTCCTCATCGGCGGGGACGTGTGCACCCGGCGGTGCGACTTCTGCGACATCGCGACCGGCAAGCCGGCCGCGTTGGACGCGGACGAGCCGCGTCGCGTCGCCGAGTCCGTGCGGCAGCTCGGGCTGCGCTACGCGACCGTCACCGGGGTCGCCCGGGACGATCAGCCGGACGGGGCCGCGGGCCTGTACGCCGCGACCATCCGGGCCATCCACGAGGCGAACCCGACCACGGGCGTGGAGATCCTGCCGCCCGATTTCGGGGCCCGACCCGAGCTGGTGGGCCAGGTCTTCGACGCCCGCCCGGAGGTCTTCGCGCACAACCTGGAGACCGTCCCGCGGATCTTCAAGCGGATCCGGCCCGCGTTCGGCTACGAGACCTCCCTGCGCGTCATCAGCATGGCCCGGGACGCGGGCCTGGTCACGAAGTCCAATCTCATCCTCGGGATGGGCGAGGAGGCGCACGAGGTGGAGGCGGCCATCGGCGACCTCGCCGAGGCGGGCTGCGCCATCCTGACCATCACCCAATACCTGCGGCCCTCCCCCACGCATCACCCCATCGCCCGCTGGGTGAAGCCGGAGGAGTTCGTGCACTGGTCGACCGTCGCGCAGGAGCGCGGCTTCGCCGGCGTCATGGCCGGGCCGCTCGTCCGCTCGTCGTACCGGGCCGGTCGGCTGTGGGCCCAGGCCATGCGCCAGGCGGGTCGCCCCGTGCCGGAGCATCTGGCCCACCTCGCGGCCCGCGAGCACGCCCCGGCCCGACAGGAGGCCGCCAGCCTCGTCGACAGGGCCGCCGTGTCGACCGCGGGCTGA
- a CDS encoding RDD family protein: MVDRKDIGAWLGGPQVEAPQDEYVGQRLGLPREGPGSLARMGRRIVALFIDWGLSMLVASAFLGYRLAGGHDSNSFGPLLVFFVENLLLVGTVGYTVGHRLMGLRVMGADGGYAGPLRALERSLLLCLFIPAAVWDRDNRGMHDRLAGTVIVRA; the protein is encoded by the coding sequence GTGGTGGATCGCAAGGACATCGGCGCCTGGCTGGGCGGACCGCAGGTGGAGGCTCCGCAGGACGAATACGTCGGCCAGCGCCTCGGCCTGCCCCGGGAGGGCCCCGGCTCGCTCGCCCGGATGGGCCGGCGCATCGTCGCCCTGTTCATCGACTGGGGCCTGAGCATGCTGGTGGCCTCGGCGTTCCTCGGCTATCGGCTCGCCGGCGGGCATGACTCCAACTCGTTCGGCCCGCTGCTCGTCTTCTTCGTCGAGAACCTGCTGCTCGTCGGCACCGTCGGGTACACGGTCGGGCATCGGTTGATGGGACTGCGCGTGATGGGGGCGGACGGCGGGTACGCCGGGCCGCTGCGGGCGCTGGAGCGCAGCCTGCTGCTCTGCCTGTTCATCCCGGCGGCCGTCTGGGACCGCGACAACCGCGGCATGCACGACCGGCTCGCCGGCACGGTCATCGTCCGCGCCTGA
- a CDS encoding beta-ketoacyl-ACP synthase 3 — protein MGVAVWGTGAFVPERVVTNAEVGGPAGVDDEWIQRKTAIRERRWVADDEATSDLATRAAVRALESAGLTPDDLRYIIVATSTPDHPQPPTAAYVQHNLQAHNAAGFDMNAVCSGFVFAMSTVSRLLQATGGYGLVVGADVYSRILNPEDKRTVILFGDGAGAVVLGPSEGHDHGVTATSLHTFGALNDKIMVPAGGSRIPAQDIHYETGLAYFTMEGRAVKDFVLEELPPLVASFFAEADVDPATVDHFIPHQANGMMLNDLVPALGLVNAKVHRTLEIYGNTGAASVGITLDQAARSGELKSGERVFLAGFGGGMAAGLALLTW, from the coding sequence ATGGGTGTCGCAGTGTGGGGCACGGGGGCATTCGTCCCCGAGCGGGTCGTCACGAACGCCGAGGTCGGCGGCCCGGCCGGCGTCGACGACGAGTGGATCCAGCGCAAGACCGCCATCCGTGAGCGGCGTTGGGTCGCCGACGACGAGGCGACCTCCGACCTGGCCACGCGCGCGGCCGTGCGTGCCCTGGAATCCGCGGGCCTGACCCCCGACGACCTGCGCTACATCATCGTGGCGACCTCCACGCCGGACCACCCGCAGCCCCCGACCGCGGCGTACGTCCAGCACAACCTTCAGGCCCACAACGCGGCCGGCTTCGACATGAACGCGGTGTGCAGCGGGTTCGTCTTCGCCATGTCGACCGTCTCGCGGCTGCTGCAGGCGACCGGCGGCTACGGCCTGGTCGTCGGTGCGGACGTCTACAGCCGGATCCTCAACCCCGAGGACAAGCGCACGGTCATCCTGTTCGGCGACGGCGCGGGAGCCGTCGTCCTCGGCCCCAGCGAGGGCCACGACCACGGCGTGACGGCCACCAGCCTGCACACGTTCGGCGCGCTCAACGACAAGATCATGGTGCCCGCGGGCGGCAGCCGGATCCCCGCGCAGGACATCCACTACGAGACCGGGCTGGCCTACTTCACGATGGAGGGCCGCGCCGTCAAGGACTTCGTCCTGGAGGAGCTCCCCCCGCTGGTGGCGTCGTTCTTCGCCGAGGCCGACGTGGACCCGGCGACCGTCGACCACTTCATCCCCCACCAGGCCAACGGCATGATGCTCAACGATCTGGTGCCGGCGCTCGGCCTGGTCAACGCCAAGGTGCACCGCACCCTGGAGATCTACGGCAACACCGGGGCGGCATCGGTGGGGATCACGCTGGATCAGGCCGCCCGCAGCGGCGAGCTCAAGAGCGGCGAGCGGGTGTTCTTGGCCGGATTCGGCGGCGGCATGGCCGCGGGTCTGGCCCTGCTCACCTGGTAG
- a CDS encoding response regulator transcription factor → MTLRVYLLDDHEIVRRGLRELLELEDDIEIVGESGSAEEAERRIPALRPDVAILDARLPDGSGIEVCRHVRAVDPSIAGLILTSFDDDRALATAVLAGAAGYLLKDIHGDDLVEAIRSVAAGKRLLSDADIAGFQESVALGTTSDPRLRSLTPQERRILLHVAQGQTNRQIGQELFLAEKTVKNYITAVLAKLGMERRTQAAVFAATHADELQDRS, encoded by the coding sequence ATGACCCTGCGTGTGTACCTGCTCGACGACCACGAGATCGTCCGCCGCGGCCTGCGCGAACTGTTGGAGCTCGAGGACGACATCGAGATCGTCGGCGAGTCCGGGTCCGCGGAGGAGGCCGAGCGCCGCATCCCGGCGCTGCGCCCCGACGTGGCCATCCTCGACGCCCGGCTGCCGGACGGCTCCGGGATCGAGGTGTGCCGGCACGTGCGCGCCGTCGACCCCTCGATCGCCGGCCTCATCCTGACCTCGTTCGACGACGACCGGGCCCTCGCGACGGCGGTGCTGGCCGGCGCGGCCGGCTACCTCCTCAAGGACATCCACGGCGACGACCTGGTCGAGGCCATCCGGTCGGTCGCGGCTGGGAAGCGGCTGCTCAGCGACGCCGACATCGCGGGCTTCCAGGAGTCCGTCGCGCTCGGGACGACCTCGGACCCGCGGCTGCGCAGCCTCACGCCGCAGGAGCGCCGGATCCTGCTGCACGTGGCGCAGGGCCAGACCAACCGCCAGATCGGGCAGGAGCTGTTCCTCGCCGAGAAGACCGTGAAGAACTACATCACCGCCGTGCTGGCCAAGCTCGGCATGGAGCGGCGGACCCAGGCGGCCGTGTTCGCGGCGACGCACGCCGACGAACTCCAGGACCGCTCCTGA
- a CDS encoding universal stress protein, which produces MTTTRWPSHPARRAPVGDVVAGLSGDGAAPSVARAAVREAVARGARVRFLQVLRCGLTPDERAASDEATFTAALRALREAPRLAVTFEVVDGDPGETFVRRSEGASVLVVAQDCRQECQEDSSVAGYCLSHANCDVLTVHPESAAPLATA; this is translated from the coding sequence ATGACGACGACCCGGTGGCCGAGCCACCCGGCCAGGCGTGCCCCCGTGGGGGACGTCGTCGCTGGACTCTCCGGGGACGGAGCTGCGCCCTCGGTCGCCCGGGCGGCCGTGCGGGAGGCCGTGGCGCGGGGCGCCAGGGTCCGGTTCCTGCAGGTCCTGCGGTGCGGCCTGACCCCCGACGAGCGGGCGGCCTCCGACGAGGCGACCTTCACCGCCGCGCTGCGTGCGCTGCGGGAGGCCCCGCGCCTCGCGGTCACGTTCGAGGTCGTCGACGGGGACCCGGGGGAGACGTTCGTACGCCGCAGCGAGGGCGCCAGCGTCCTCGTCGTCGCGCAGGACTGCCGCCAGGAGTGCCAGGAGGACAGCAGCGTCGCCGGCTACTGCCTGAGCCACGCGAACTGCGATGTGTTGACCGTGCACCCGGAGTCCGCCGCGCCCCTCGCCACCGCGTGA
- a CDS encoding DUF4191 domain-containing protein, with protein sequence MARAAKDPNRPGILERTKTRFGQLGQVFGLAKAADPRLPLYVGGIVLAFVIVGALIGAAVGHPVYVAFLFLLLSAFPVLLLVARKAERGAYRQIEGQPGEVGAALGSIRRGWSFQQEPVAMDAGGSRDPRQMAMVYRAVGRPGVVLIAEGPAGRATKLLALERKRTSRLIPNVPVHALRVGAGQGPDVVATHQLVKRMNSLDKVITKHEVPQIDKRLRSIGGVRPPIPQGIDPTRMRGKTRPR encoded by the coding sequence ATGGCCCGCGCAGCGAAGGACCCCAACCGGCCAGGCATCCTCGAGCGGACGAAGACCCGGTTCGGTCAGCTCGGTCAGGTCTTCGGCCTGGCCAAGGCGGCCGACCCCCGACTGCCGCTGTACGTCGGGGGCATCGTGCTCGCCTTCGTCATCGTGGGCGCACTGATCGGCGCTGCGGTGGGGCACCCGGTCTACGTCGCCTTCCTGTTCCTGCTGCTCTCCGCGTTCCCCGTGCTGCTGCTGGTGGCGCGGAAGGCGGAGCGGGGCGCATACCGGCAGATCGAGGGTCAGCCCGGCGAGGTCGGCGCGGCCCTGGGCAGCATCCGGCGCGGGTGGAGCTTCCAGCAGGAGCCGGTGGCGATGGACGCCGGCGGGTCGCGGGATCCGCGGCAGATGGCGATGGTCTACCGGGCCGTGGGCCGGCCGGGCGTGGTGCTCATCGCCGAGGGCCCGGCGGGCCGCGCGACGAAGCTGCTCGCGTTGGAGCGGAAGCGGACCAGCCGGCTCATCCCCAACGTCCCGGTGCACGCGCTGCGGGTCGGTGCGGGGCAGGGGCCCGACGTGGTGGCCACCCATCAGCTCGTCAAGCGGATGAACTCCCTCGACAAGGTGATCACCAAGCACGAGGTGCCACAGATCGACAAGCGGCTGCGGTCCATCGGCGGGGTCCGGCCCCCGATCCCGCAGGGCATCGACCCGACGCGGATGCGCGGCAAGACGCGCCCGCGCTGA
- the glnA gene encoding type I glutamate--ammonia ligase, translating to MFNTPQEVLEYIKSEDVKFVDIRFCDLPGVMQHFNVPAQTLDEDFFTVGQAFDGSSIRGFQAIHESDMKLLPDVKTAYLDPFRAQKTLIMNFSIVDPFTDEPYSRDPRNIAAKAEAYLKSTGIADTAYFGAEAEFFVFDDIRFQTSANASFYYIDAIEAAWNSGREYPDGNQGYKTRVKGGYFPVPPVDHFADIRDAMCSVLDQVGLSVERAHHEVGSAGQQEINYRFNTLLHSGDDMMKFKYVIKNVAWSAGKSATFMPKPIFGDNGSGMHTHQSLWKDGKPLFFDQQGYGGLSDLARWYIGGLLEHAPSLLAFTNPTVNSYHRLVPGYEAPVNLVYSARNRSACIRIPIAGTSPKAKRIEFRIPDPSANPYLAFAAQLMAGLDGIRNRIEPPEPIDKDLYELPPEEHQQIAQVPGSLPEVLQALRDDHEYLLEGDVFTEDLIQTWIEWKTLNEVDPIRFRPHPHEFEMYYDI from the coding sequence GTGTTCAACACCCCCCAGGAAGTCCTGGAGTACATCAAGAGCGAGGACGTCAAGTTCGTCGACATCCGGTTCTGCGACCTGCCCGGCGTGATGCAGCACTTCAATGTGCCGGCGCAGACCCTCGACGAGGACTTCTTCACCGTCGGGCAGGCCTTCGACGGCAGCTCGATCCGGGGCTTCCAGGCCATCCACGAGTCCGACATGAAGCTGCTGCCGGACGTCAAGACGGCCTACCTCGACCCGTTCCGGGCGCAGAAGACGCTGATCATGAACTTCTCGATCGTCGACCCGTTCACGGACGAGCCCTACAGCCGGGACCCGCGCAACATCGCCGCCAAGGCGGAGGCCTACCTGAAGAGCACCGGCATCGCCGACACGGCGTACTTCGGTGCGGAGGCCGAGTTCTTCGTCTTCGACGACATCCGCTTCCAGACGAGCGCCAACGCGAGCTTCTACTACATCGACGCGATCGAGGCGGCGTGGAACTCGGGCCGGGAGTACCCGGACGGCAACCAGGGCTACAAGACCCGGGTCAAGGGCGGCTACTTCCCGGTGCCGCCGGTGGACCACTTCGCCGACATCCGCGACGCGATGTGCTCGGTCTTGGACCAGGTCGGCCTGTCGGTGGAGCGGGCGCACCACGAGGTGGGCAGCGCCGGCCAGCAGGAGATCAACTACCGGTTCAACACGCTGCTGCACAGCGGCGACGACATGATGAAGTTCAAGTACGTCATCAAGAACGTCGCCTGGTCGGCGGGCAAGTCCGCCACGTTCATGCCGAAGCCGATCTTCGGAGACAACGGCTCGGGCATGCACACCCACCAGTCGCTGTGGAAGGACGGCAAGCCGCTGTTCTTCGACCAGCAGGGGTACGGCGGCCTGTCCGACCTCGCCCGCTGGTACATCGGCGGCTTGCTGGAGCACGCCCCCAGCCTGTTGGCGTTCACGAACCCGACGGTCAACAGCTACCACCGCCTGGTGCCGGGCTACGAGGCGCCGGTCAACCTCGTCTACTCGGCCCGCAACCGGTCGGCGTGCATCCGGATCCCGATCGCCGGCACGTCGCCGAAGGCGAAGCGCATCGAGTTCCGGATCCCTGACCCGTCGGCGAACCCGTACCTCGCGTTCGCGGCCCAGTTGATGGCCGGCCTGGACGGGATCCGCAACCGGATCGAGCCGCCGGAGCCGATCGACAAGGACCTGTACGAGCTGCCCCCGGAGGAGCACCAGCAGATCGCCCAGGTGCCCGGCTCGCTGCCCGAGGTGCTGCAGGCGCTGCGGGACGACCACGAGTACCTGCTCGAGGGCGACGTCTTCACCGAGGACCTGATCCAGACGTGGATCGAGTGGAAGACCCTCAACGAGGTCGACCCGATCCGCTTCCGGCCGCACCCGCACGAGTTCGAGATGTACTACGACATCTGA
- a CDS encoding GAF domain-containing protein, which yields MEPVDGEAARPAQALARGATLDLDDLLGQIRVRADGAQQSRERLAGLLDAVVAVSSNLDLPTVLAQIVESACVLVDATYGALGVVDETGQHLQEFLTYGVPDGTVQGELPTGHGVLGLLLTEPGPRRIADVARHPDSVGQLPPGHPPVGSFVGAPIRVREEIFGNLYLTQKRGAAEFSAEDEQLIVALAAAAGIAIDNAQLYRRAARNRDWARAVGELTQTLLEGRNERAALQRMVKRARDLCDAQLAVFATVEDDSGQVVLQAVDGAREGSAAMVGAALTSQRWRMVLANRTPLLLMIDPDDAHVGEMSQDLRSTAGLATDGATAIMPVTVGDVEIGLIALCWSGDDLRDALDTMDALTSFGEQMGLALEAARAQRARSRTTLLEDRDRIARDMHDHVIQRLYATGLSLRIASRQTDGALREKLVGALDGLDAAVKDIRHAIFELHHRLPEGGLGPELESIVEGAAEGFGFVPDVSFEALGNIPFEYEADVVAVVREALSNILRHAHATDAHVLVSAIDEVIVIVRDNGIGIPAGAARSGLVNLRERAEARGGSCFAVDLEPRGTELQWRVPLPGPATR from the coding sequence ATCGAGCCTGTGGACGGCGAGGCGGCGAGACCGGCGCAGGCGCTGGCCCGTGGCGCGACGCTGGACCTGGACGATCTGCTGGGGCAGATCCGGGTCCGAGCCGACGGCGCCCAACAGTCCCGGGAACGCCTCGCGGGCCTTCTCGACGCCGTCGTGGCGGTCAGTTCGAATCTCGACCTGCCCACCGTGCTGGCGCAGATCGTCGAGTCGGCGTGTGTGCTGGTGGACGCGACGTACGGCGCGCTCGGCGTCGTCGACGAGACGGGCCAGCACCTGCAGGAGTTCCTCACGTACGGCGTACCGGACGGCACCGTCCAGGGCGAACTGCCCACCGGCCACGGCGTACTCGGGCTCCTCCTCACCGAACCCGGCCCGCGCCGCATCGCCGACGTGGCCCGCCACCCGGACTCGGTGGGGCAGCTGCCGCCGGGTCACCCGCCGGTCGGCTCGTTCGTGGGCGCACCGATCCGGGTCCGCGAGGAGATCTTCGGCAACCTCTACCTCACCCAGAAGCGCGGCGCCGCCGAGTTCTCCGCCGAGGACGAGCAGCTCATCGTCGCGCTCGCGGCGGCGGCCGGGATCGCCATCGACAACGCCCAGCTCTACCGGCGGGCGGCCCGAAACCGGGACTGGGCCCGCGCCGTCGGCGAACTGACCCAGACCCTGCTGGAGGGCCGCAACGAACGCGCCGCCCTGCAGCGGATGGTGAAACGCGCCCGGGACCTGTGCGACGCGCAGCTGGCGGTCTTCGCCACGGTGGAGGACGACAGCGGCCAGGTCGTGCTGCAAGCCGTGGACGGGGCGCGGGAGGGGTCGGCCGCGATGGTGGGCGCGGCGCTGACGAGCCAGCGCTGGCGCATGGTGCTGGCCAACCGGACGCCACTGCTGCTGATGATCGACCCCGACGACGCCCACGTGGGGGAGATGTCGCAGGACCTGCGCTCCACCGCGGGGCTGGCTACGGACGGTGCCACCGCGATCATGCCGGTCACCGTCGGCGACGTGGAGATCGGGCTCATCGCGCTGTGTTGGTCCGGGGACGACCTGCGCGACGCGCTCGACACGATGGACGCGCTGACGAGCTTCGGCGAGCAGATGGGCCTGGCGCTGGAGGCGGCCCGGGCGCAGCGGGCGCGGTCTCGCACCACGCTCCTGGAGGACCGGGACCGGATCGCCCGCGACATGCACGACCACGTGATCCAGCGGCTGTACGCGACCGGGTTGTCCCTGCGGATCGCGAGTCGGCAGACCGACGGTGCGCTGCGGGAGAAGTTGGTCGGCGCCCTCGACGGCCTCGACGCGGCGGTCAAGGACATCCGCCATGCCATCTTCGAGCTGCACCACCGGCTGCCCGAGGGCGGCCTCGGCCCGGAGCTGGAGAGCATCGTCGAGGGGGCCGCCGAGGGCTTCGGGTTCGTGCCCGACGTGTCGTTCGAGGCGCTGGGGAACATCCCGTTCGAATACGAGGCGGACGTCGTCGCGGTGGTGCGCGAGGCGCTGTCGAACATCCTGCGCCATGCGCACGCCACCGACGCGCACGTGCTGGTCAGCGCCATCGACGAGGTCATCGTGATCGTGCGGGACAACGGCATCGGCATCCCCGCCGGGGCGGCGCGCTCCGGCCTGGTGAACCTGCGCGAGCGCGCCGAGGCCCGCGGGGGATCCTGCTTCGCCGTCGACCTGGAGCCGCGGGGCACCGAGCTGCAATGGCGCGTGCCGCTGCCCGGACCGGCGACCCGGTGA